A stretch of the Medicago truncatula cultivar Jemalong A17 chromosome 5, MtrunA17r5.0-ANR, whole genome shotgun sequence genome encodes the following:
- the LOC120580523 gene encoding beta-amyrin 11-oxidase, with protein sequence MGLLDYSQWLILVAALLGGYAFVFGFLRRLNEWYYVGRLGKSQNLPPGDMGWPFFGNMPTFAKYAKSDPDSLIYNLISRYGRTGMYRTHLFGYPTVIVCSPETCRNVLKDEEHLKPGYPASAMALAGKKSFHGISSAEHKRLRKVTTSPINGHELYNYIGLIEDIVVKNLEDSSKTNTPVEFLKEAKKFTFDVITSVFFSSDREHADLALVEHLYIDLLRGMRSQSINLPGFPFYKALKARKKLVKLLKGLVDHKRRNNNNEKQQTKKDLMELLMEARDDEGEKLEDEDIIDLLLLFLLAGHESSAYGVLWTVINLTNHPHVFERAKKEQEEIMARRPSDQKGLTHTEIRQMKYLSQVIDEMLRKTSISFANFRQAKVDFNLNGYTIPKGWKVLVWNRGVHMDPENYPNPKEFDPSRWENFKARVGQFLPFGYGSRYCPGSDLAKLEITIYLHHFLLNYRMERINPDCPITYLPIARPTDNCLARIIKVT encoded by the exons ATGGGGTTGCTAGATTATTCCCAATGGTTGATCCTAGTAGCAGCTTTGTTGGGTGGATATGCATTTGTGTTTGGTTTCCTAAGGAGATTGAATGAATGGTACTATGTTGGTAGGTTGGGAAAATCACAAAATCTCCCACCAGGTGATATGGGTTGGCCTTTCTTTGGTAACATGCCTACCTTCGCCAAATATGCTAAATCTGATCCTGACTCACTCATCTATAACCTTATCTCCAG ATATGGCAGGACAGGTATGTACAGGACACATTTGTTTGGGTATCCAACCGTCATAGTTTGCTCGCCAGAGACATGTCGTAATGTACTAAAAGACGAGGAACATCTCAAGCCAGGATACCCTGCTTCAGCTATGGCACTTGCAGGGAAAAAATCATTCCATGGAATATCAAGTGCCGAGCATAAACGTTTGCGAAAGGTAACCACGTCTCCAATAAATGGTCACGAATTGTACAATTATATTGGTCTCATAGAAGATATTGTAGTGAAAAATTTAGAAGATTCGTCTAAAACGAACACACCGGTTGAGTTTCTCAAAGAGGCCAAAAAGTTCACTTTTGATGTCATCACTTCTGTCTTCTTTTCCTCTGATCGTGAACATGCTGACCTTGCTTTGGTTGAGCATTTGTACATTGATTTGCTTCGAGGAATGAGGTCCCAATCGATCAATCTTCCTGGCTTTCCATTCTATAAAGCACTCAAG GCACGAAAGAAGTTGGTGAAGCTGTTGAAAGGTTTGGTGGATCATAAGAGGAGaaacaataataatgaaaaacaacAGACAAAAAAAGATTTGATGGAGTTGTTGATGGAAGCCAGAGACGACGAGGGTGAGAAGTTGGAAGATGAAGACATTATAGACTTGCTTCTTTTGTTCTTGTTAGCTGGTCATGAAAGCTCTGCTTATGGTGTTTTGTGGACCGTTATCAACCTCACTAATCATCCACATGTCTTCGAAAGAGCCAAG AAAGAACAAGAAGAGATTATGGCAAGAAGGCCTTCCGATCAAAAAGGACTTACACATACGGAAATTAGGCAAATGAAATATCTTTCTCAG GTTATTGATGAGATGCTGCGCAAAACAAGTATTTCATTTGCGAACTTTAGACAGGCAAAAGTTGATTTTAACCTCAATG GTTATACTATACCAAAAGGATGGAAAGTCCTGGTATGGAACAGAGGTGTTCACATGGATCCTGAAAACTACCCCAACCCAAAGGAATTTGATCCTTCCAGATGGGAG AATTTCAAAGCAAGAGTAGGACAATTTCTTCCATTTGGATATGGAAGTAGGTATTGTCCAGGAAGTGATTTGGCTAAACTTGAGATCACTATTTaccttcatcattttcttcttaACTACAG GATGGAGAGAATTAATCCAGATTGTCCAATTACCTACCTGCCAATTGCAAGGCCTACAGATAATTGTCTTGCAAGAATTATAAAAGTAACATAA